The following proteins come from a genomic window of Sorghum bicolor cultivar BTx623 chromosome 3, Sorghum_bicolor_NCBIv3, whole genome shotgun sequence:
- the LOC110433760 gene encoding vegetative cell wall protein gp1-like, whose translation MAQLGCSPPRPNLRAPRPRPRPKSPLRPNPREQLLPTPLPDAAATLGWTGTRVRPSPGEHPPPPPDAAPTPAPLPWRSCRCVPRVPTRARTPEMVALPGNPSRAPFKASRAAAALALFPMAPPPSSAPPRLAAPEPSAVTPTPSFDRDLA comes from the coding sequence ATGGCCCAGCTCGGCTGCTCACCCCCCCGGCCCAACTTGCGCGCGCCAAGGCCCAGGCCGCGGCCCAAGAGCCCCCTGCGCCCCAACCCTAGGGAGCAGCTGCTCCCAACCCCACTCCCAGACGCCGCCGCCACCCTGGGGTGGACAGGCACCCGCGTGCGCCCCAGCCCTGGAGagcacccgccgccgccgcctgatgCCGCGCCCACGCCTGCCCCTCTACCTTGGCGTTCGTGCCGATGCGTGCCACGTGTCCCAACGCGGGCACGGACGCCGGAGATGGTCGCCCTACCCGGGAACCCTAGCCGCGCCCCCTTTAAAGCTTCCAGAGCCGCCGCTGCCCTCGCCCTATTCCCCATGGCGCCGCCACCCTCCTCTGCTCCACCTCGGCTCGCCGCACCGGAGCCGTCCGCCGTGACGCCGACACCGAGCTTCGACCGCGACCTCGCCTAG
- the LOC8058941 gene encoding cytochrome P450 94C1 yields the protein MVMAAETGAAALRDAASALASSMQPQVAAVFFVSAACTVALAALLAVLRMRPPWWCACPVCEAYLTASWAADFDNLCDWYAHLLRTSPAQTVHVHVLRNVLTANPATVDHMLRARFDNYPKGAPFSAILADFLGRGIFNVDGDAWLFQRKLAAAELASPALRAFAVRVVASELRSRLIPLLHSASREREGEEGRVLDLQDVFRRFAFDCICKISFGLDPGCLELSMPVSSFERAFDMASTLSARRATVPMHIIWKLKRLLNFGDERRLRDAVHLVDTLAAEVIRQRRKLGGAASGGSDLLSRFMGSINDDKYLRDIVVSFMLAGRDTVASALTAFFLLLSDHPEVAAAIRDEATRVAGDDVRLTASTFNKLKGMHYVHAALSESMRLFPPVQFDSKFAAGDDTLPDGTAVAKGTRVTYHAYAMGRMESVWGPDCGEFRPERWLQNGRFVPENPYRYPVFQAGARVCIGKELALMEMKAVIVAVVRSFDIEATDRSSRRPKFAPGLTATFAGGLPVRVRRRARVSGHNPPI from the coding sequence ATGGTCATGGCTGCCGAGACCGGGGCGGCGGCGTTACGTGACGCCGCGAGTGCCCTGGCGTCCTCGATGCAGCCGCAGGTGGCCGCCGTCTTCTTCGTGTCCGCCGCGTGCACGGTGGCGCTGGCCGCCCTGCTGGCCGTGCTGCGCATGCGGCCGCCGTGGTGGTGCGCGTGCCCCGTGTGCGAGGCCTACCTCACGGCGTCGTGGGCCGCCGACTTCGACAACCTCTGCGACTGGTACGCGCACCTGCTGCGCACCTCGCCGGCGCAGACCGTCCACGTCCACGTCCTCCGGAACGTGCTCACCGCCAACCCGGCCACCGTCGACCACATGCTGCGCGCCCGTTTCGACAACTACCCCAAGGGCGCCCCGTTCTCGGCCATCCTCGCCGACTTCCTCGGCCGCGGGATCTTTAACGTCGACGGGGACGCCTGGCTGTTCCAGCGCAAGCTTGCCGCGGCCGAGCTCGCGTCCCCGGCGCTGCGCGCCTTCGCGGTGCGCGTCGTGGCCTCCGAGCTGCGGAGCCGGCTCATCCCCCTGCTCCACTCTGCCTCCCGTGAGCGTGAGGGTGAAGAAGGCAGGGTCCTGGACCTGCAGGACGTGTTCCGTCGCTTCGCCTTCGACTGCATCTGCAAGATCTCCTTCGGTCTCGACCCCGGCTGCCTGGAGCTGTCGATGCCGGTGTCGTCGTTCGAGCGTGCCTTCGACATGGCCTCCACGCTCTCTGCCAGGCGCGCCACCGTGCCCATGCACATCATCTGGAAGCTGAAGCGCCTGCTCAACTTCGGGGACGAGAGGAGGCTCCGGGACGCGGTACACCTCGTGGACACGCTCGCCGCGGAGGTGATCCGGCAGCGTCGCAAGCTCGGGGGCGCCGCCTCGGGGGGCAGCGACCTCCTGTCGCGCTTCATGGGCTCCATCAACGACGACAAGTACCTCCGCGACATCGTCGTGAGCTTCATGCTCGCCGGCCGCGACACCGTCGCCTCGGCGCTGACCGCCTTCTTCCTGCTCCTCTCCGATCACCCGGAGGTGGCGGCCGCCATCCGGGACGAGGCTACCCGCGTCGCCGGCGACGACGTCCGGCTCACGGCCTCCACCTTCAACAAGCTCAAGGGCATGCACTACGTGCACGCCGCGCTGTCCGAGAGCATGCGGCTGTTCCCGCCGGTGCAGTTCGACTCCAAGTTCGCGGCCGGCGACGACACGCTCCCGGACGGCACGGCCGTAGCGAAGGGCACACGGGTCACCTACCACGCCTACGCCATGGGCCGCATGGAGTCCGTGTGGGGCCCCGACTGCGGCGAGTTCCGGCCCGAGCGGTGGCTCCAGAACGGGCGCTTCGTCCCCGAGAACCCGTACCGGTACCCCGTGTTCCAGGCCGGCGCGCGCGTgtgcatcggcaaggagctggcGCTGATGGAGATGAAGGCCGTCATCGTCGCCGTGGTCCGGAGCTTCGACATCGAGGCCACCGACCGGAGCTCCCGCCGGCCCAAGTTCGCGCCGGGGCTGACCGCCACGTTCGCGGGCGGGCTGCCGGTGCGAGTGCGCCGGCGAGCACGTGTGAGCGGGCACAACCCGCCAATCTAA